The Pseudopipra pipra isolate bDixPip1 chromosome 23, bDixPip1.hap1, whole genome shotgun sequence genomic sequence AAAAGCCCTTCCAACACAACATCCATCCCACCACACTCCAAAATTCACTTTGCAACACACCCAAGGGTCCCGTTGCCCCCAGCCTGCCAGTGCTACAGGCTGCAGACACAGTGTGAGACGGGAACAGCCACCAAAACTTCCTGGTTTTCCCCCAAATCAATGTGGATACAGGGCGTGTGTTCTGAAAAGGAAGTTTCTTTCTGCtaaattctctttctttcccccatTTTGTGCACTCCTAGAAACCAAACCAGCGGAGTGAAGTGGATGCACTAAGTACCTGAGCTCTGAATCAAGCGGAACAAATACTGTTGGAGATCTTGTCTGTGAACTCGAGCACAACAAAAGGTTGGGACAGCACCAAGCTGCAAGGAAATACTTCAGCAAGCTCGAGCCACAGTCGGGTAGCGAGGCCAAAGGGAGCTCTGGTGGAGCAAAACACCAAAAacttaggaaaagaaaacaacaggtCAAATTCTGCACCGAGCTGTTGTCTCCCTTATGGACCCTGGCATTCCTTAGCTTGAACAACTGACCATTCACGCCAAATCACGAGTATACCGGAGCATCAAAGGAAACATCAAGGTATTGCCCACACTGAAACACACGTCCTGAAGTCAACTGTCACCTCAAGGTCACCTGCAGTGGATGGTGGGCGTTGGTTCTCACGTCAGGGCACCTCCTCCGGGCTAAGAAATCACCTGCTACAGAAACACAACCAAACCTCAACCAACCAACCGAAACAAAAACCTTGCAAAAACTCCTTAATGCATGTGTGTGGGTGTGGGGGGGCATGTGTGTGGTCAAGAGAGGTTATTTCATTCGGGGCTCCACGTAGATTTTATCCCCATCCCGGATGCCGTAGGAGTGCAGCGCTCGGGAGCTGTACTTCATCTCCTCAGGACCAAAGGGAGCCTCCTGGTCCAGGTAGAAGAGCAGCATGTTGCTCGTGGACAGCTGCACCACAGTTTTTAAGTGCTTCTTCAGCTCTGCCACAGTCTGATCGAGGCGGATGGACATCTCCTCCACCTTATCCTGGAAGTGAACCTCCACCTTCACGCTGCTCTGAGGCCGAAGATCCACCACTGCCAAGGGTTCCAGCTTCCCATACTTGGTGACCAGCTCGTGATACCTGAAAAATTCAACAGTGCCACAATTCGGGTGCAGTTCCACAATGCACGTTTCACAAGTCTGAATGTTCCTCACATGAGATCACACTGACGCTCATTCAAGTTTGATGACCTGGAGAGACATTCCCCAGGAATAAATTTGGGTGGTATGAGCCCTGTTTTGTCCCCTGCCAGCAGGACACTTCACAGAGCACACAGTGTTTCTCAGGCAAGATGTTGAAAAGATATTTGGAAGAAAGAGAGGATGCCACACTCACAAGTCTACAACTCCTGCTCCAGTGCAAACACTTCACTAAAGAGTGCCAGAACCAAGCCAGTGCTTATACAGAGGACACAGCCCTCAGTTAGGATTCCCAGTGTCTGTGGCTTCATGGTTTAGCAGATTGTCAGACATccctgctgtttccaaagggcCAGCTATGTCCCAAATGTTACAATCATCAAGGTGAGCCACTGCACGGTTTGGAAGGTGACAACAAAACAGGGGACTTCTTGCCAACTGATCCTTCACACCTACTCTAAAACAAGATGGGAATTTTACCAGCAGAGCCACACACCCCACTGTCACTTTCTCCTTGGAGCCAAGTTCTCTTCCCAAGGTCCATCCCAGGGAGCCATTCCTGGCAATGGAAAGTCTGTCTCACCCTCAGCGGGTATCGCTCCCATCAGGCAAGGCTGCATCTCCCTACCTGGCTGGGAAAGAGGCAGAATGGCAGCATAAAACACAATGGGACTGAAATGacaaaggcagagctgctgaggaAAGGTAACATTTCAGAGCCCCTCcgctctgcccagcacagaaagcGCTTTTTGTTCCCGCTCCCAGCCCGAGCTGAATGCGATCGGTGCCGTGTCACGGCCCCTGTCGAGCAATGATGGGACCTGGCAGGCTGGGAGACCCCAGGGAGTCCTGCTGGAGGCAGGAATGTTCCTGGAGAACAGCAGCCCCTCTGTCTGCTGGGAAGTGAGGTAAGGGCCACAACGCACTAGGATTTCCCCAGTCTCACGGACAAACCGAGCCTTCCCCAGGGCACAGCGTCCAAAGGCAGCCTGGTGCCCTGCTCTCACAGCCACCTGCTGATAGGATCAGGACTGTTTGTTTGGAAAAGCCATTAGTGCTGAGAGGAGACAACACACTCCCCATATTTGACCCACCTGCAGTTACAGCAAGTGCCAACCAACGTGTCATCGACGGGGAGGGTTTCTCTGCAGCACAGTTTCCTCCAGGTCTAGAAGGATTtgtcagcagggaaaggggcagagaGGTGCCCACCCCTTGCTGCTCCAAGCCCTCAGCCCACTCTGGGACATCCCTTTAACTCTCaccatctctgctgctgcagaccaGCAACACTTCCTTATGTGCCAACTGGAATTACTGTCCTGACTGGTGCACTGAGGGCAACTGCAGTGAACTGGGCTGACGGTGGGGAGAGGATAAAGAGGGGGGCAAATTTCGAGCAagctgagagagagaagcacCATCAGTGGGCTAAGATGACCCAAATATGTGCTGTTAACACATGGAGGGTCAGGCAACACTGTCTTAAATTTTCTTGTGTTGAGGGAaggcagaagcagctctgcagtctgCCCCTTGTATGTGAGCTGCAAAGAAGGTTGGGAGTCTGAGTGACTGGCTTCCCTCAGATCAATAAGGATGAAGGCACACTGCTTATAAGGTTCTTTTGTACCCCGATAATAGGCACCCTGGAGACTTTTCTAATCACCCTTGCAGACActggctgccagagcagagGATGCTGAAGGATTGAGCCCGGCTAAAAGTGCCTCTGATACTCTGCAGATAAACAGTGGCCCAGACAAGCAGAGGAGTCATTAAAAACCCAGAGACACGGCGACGTCACTCCAGGAGACAGCCAATATTGGATTGTACACTCAGTGCTCCCTCTAACCCACAGCATCCAGAGAGATAAATTGTTCCTtccattcccctccctccctgatcccttccagctgcagcctgggaagaCTCGAATGCAAGCAGGGGGGGttctcctggcagagcttaTCTCATGCTGCACCTTGGCAGTCTCCAGGGGGGCTGCTCCCACTGGGAAGTTTTCTGTGCTCCAACGtgtcctccctctgctccaggcagcaCTGCAATGCAGATGCTGTACCCCCAGCAACAACATGTGTGTCCTGATTAGATTCCAATTACAAACCACCTTTGGAGAGACCACACCAGATCTGGGAGCAAAGAAGGGGAAGCTTTAGCAACAAACAGACACAAAATCCCTCTGCAAAGAATGCCAGGTTTCCCTTCCTACAAGGGCTGCTGCCAAAGGCCCAGGAACTGAAACCCAGCCCTCAGCACTGGGGACACTCTCAGCCATCTGCAGCCTCACTAGAAAATAGCCTGCAGTGGCACACAACCCCTCCAGGACAGAACAACCCTCTTTAGTAGCTGCAGGAGTCTCTTGGAAACGCTGCACAGATGAAGGGATTCAGACAAAGAGGCCATTGACCACGAAAAAGGCAGTAAGAGTGTTTAAAGGTTAGGAAACCAGAGGGGGAGGTAATCTTCCTGGCAGGTTGGTCAAAATCAGCCTGGTTTTCTTGGATGGGTGAGCTATAAGTGATCTCTTAaatgagatcccacctggaaagCGACCCCAGTGGGGTGGGGATATGTAACCATGTGGGTGcacacagcctgttcccaaaGCCCATGTCCAGAGACATGAAACAGCTTtcttagaaataaaatgttatggAAAATAATCCATTTTGGGAGCATCACCATGAGCTCACAgcccctgcctcccctccctctgccctgcatTCTCTGACTCTGCTTCTATCACTTCCAATATGTCTTCCAATTTTTACGCTTCAAGGGCTTCTAAAATTACAAGTCAGGACTTGTCCTCAGGAAAAGGCACAAGAGGGATCACCAGCTGTCTTGTCTCCCTGACTACACGAGTGTCCTTTGCCTCTGAACTGACCCCAGCATGCCCTTAACAAATGTTATAATCACTGAACCTATGAGGATTCATGAAAACCACCCTGCCCTCATGCTCTATCCCAGCCTTCCCATGCCCTTACTGTACCAGGTCACAGATCCAGTGCTTTAGGAAAACAAGAGATAttttacctaagaattaagCTGGGGGAAACACTGACCAGTCAGTGTAAACACTGACCAGATTCCATTTGCACCTTTGTCATCCATTCCAGGCCATACCTTTGACCTTCAGTGTGTCCCCACCTCTGTCTGTCCCCTCAGAGTCACACACAGAGTCTTGTCCTACAagccctttttttctgtaaaaaaaggGCTATAAGGCTTTGCTGTCAAAAAGCACATGAGGGTTCTAGGGCAAAAGGCACAGAAAGGCAGTGGCCTGATGGTCCCTGATCCTTCCTCAGCCCATTAGGAGCAGTAAGTAGATGCTGGCACAGAGTTCAAGTTCATTAGTTTAACCAAGATGAACGGGTCATTTGCTATACTTTTCTGGCAAAGAAAACCCATCAGGCTTGTGATTTGCAGGCCTGAAAATGAGGGGACAGCTTCCTGTTGCCAGTCACATTCCACACACCAGATGGTCAAGAGGATTAGATGCCCTGGCCTGGCACCAGAGAGCACGATCTGCCCAGGCTTTGGGGCGCTCCCAAACACAGGTGGATTATGAAGGGAGCCATCAGAGGGGCCAGGAAACAATGAAGATCATGAACTGAACAGTCAGGTTGTTTAATGGCACTTGACACAGAGGATTTAAGACCGAATTTGACTCAGGAGTGATCCTACAGGTCCTCGGACAACACCCTAAAATAACGACTTCAGCTAGAACAGACAGGATTccaaggcaggaggaaagaTGGAACAGTTAGCAGGATTTCCACATAACATCACCTGTTCAGTGACCTCTCCTTTagcctcctcaccctcctgcccctgctctccactgcacagcaaagaattcACACCTGAATGGCACCTCCTCCTCCGGGAACTCCATGTAATATCGGATGAAGAATCTCTCCGAGTCCTCTCGCTCCCCATCGGCAACGATGCTCCCGTTGAGCTTGATGATGGATGGCAACCTGCAAGCAAGACACCAAGTTTCATGCACTTTCTCCAGGCACATTCAAGATTAAGCATTTTCATTTCACCACATCACGTGCACAGGCGTTTGAGACCCAAAATCTcctctgggaagcagagaagTCAGACGACATTTCCACTCCCTGACTTTCCCCACACAACAAAACCAAGCTGCAAATCTTTCTGAATTCACACAGAACCCCATCTCCTACTCCTTTTCCCACAATTACCTGCTCCCACCTGTTCACTGTCACCTCAAGCTCCTGCTGAGCAGAACAAAGAAGGACCAGACCTGGCTATTAGCAGCTTCCTGCGCTCCTCGGTGGTGTAGGACTGCAGCAAAGGAATTCCCAGCAGCTTCACTTCCTCGAGCTTGGGAAAAGAATTTAACTTGTCAATGTCTTCCCAGCAGTGCAGACCTGCTCAGAAGGAAAGACTTGTGTAAACAAACACTGACAGAACGTTGTGTATCCAAGACAAACGTTGTGTATCAGAACACGTGTGACAGGTGAGTGTCActgctcctcctttccctcacaaagtgctgaaaaaaactctccttttttttgcttACAAGACAGAGGAGCTGAAATTCTCTTGTGCTGTTTTCCAAGTCTAGAAGGATGATCTCCACAGCTTAGTTTTTCATGGATATGGATCACTCAGTGTTTGGCCTTGCTGCTGAGGACTGACCAGCATCAGTTATGATGGCTGTGTCTATAATGGGATGTTGTCTTTTCAGTATTAAATTCATCAGGGTTTGTCATTCCAGGCAACACTAAACAGCCATCAAGTGGCTTTACCTTGCACACATGACTACCTTGAGTCCTGTTTCTGCTCACAACCCAACAATAAAACAGTCCCAGAAGCCATCCAGGCATTAAATGAAAAAGGCTTTAACTCGATTTCAGCCCCCTCCAGAGCTGGTATTTGGGATAACAAAGCAAGCAGGGagagtaaataaaaaaacctgaggATTGAGCACCAGTAAAGCCCTGAGAGATCAACACAACTCGTTGCAGAGTCTTCACATGACACGATTTTGGAGTGCAGCAGCTTTGTCTAAAAACCCCAAGAAGTTTAACACGCTCCTTGGGATTTCCACTTGACTTCCAGCTCCCAAAACATCAAAATGCATTACAGAACCCAGAGTTCTTAAATGCCTGGCATCAAAACTGCAAAACTCCTTACCACAGAGGCACTTGTTCCTCAGTGAGACAGTGCTTTCAAATCCAGCCTAACAGGCTTTTCCTCCTCTAGTTAGCTTTAAGCCTTTATTACAGGGAATCCTTGATGCTTCCATTGTAAAGCATGTTAATAAAGCACCTTCTACCTGCCTGACACTCAACCAGCACTTGCACAGCATATAAAGCTGTAAAGAACAAAAGCTGATGATGCATCAGGTACTCCTGCAGATGGACTTGTGCTGCATGTGTCATCTCATAAAcacatcacagccctgcagctcttTCTCTCCGAGCCCAGGGCGCTCTTCCCAATATTCCAAACGCTCATTCTCTGTCTGGAGCTGAAAATTCTCTGGGGCTGAAGTGTAAAAGCAGCTTCAAGCATAGCTTGTGGTGAGCTCCTAATGACTGAGCACAGGTGACAGACAGCTTCTGGTGACAGGCAGCTTGATATGTGCTGCACACCTGCACAGACCCTCATTTTACCCAAGATAAAAtggggaataaaagaaaaacgGGATCCTTTCATCCTCTCCACTGCCAGACATTTATTTATCCTTCTCCAGCCAGGAGAGCACCTGAGGCAGGGATGTGAAACAGAGGGAAACTACTCACATAAAAAACCTTTGCCAGCTCATTTTGAGTAACTGCTGGTCCACACTACTCTGCCTCATCTTTGATAACCATGACTACCCAAAGCAGCAGGCAAAGCCCACAGAGATGGGCTTGTTGTCACCTGCATGGGAGGGGAGCTCTGATCAACCAGTCATTCCTCCTGAGAACAAatcccatcctgctcccaggCTCTCACCTGATTTGTGCAAGTTGATGGATCTCAGGTTGGGGAAGAGCCTTGCCAGGGAATCTTCTGTCTCTTCGATGGTGGTGAGGTTGTTGTTAGCCAGAATAAGTGTGTCCAGGGATGGAAACATAATTCCCAATTTTCGAATTTCAGTCCAGTCTTGAAGATTATTGTCAGTTATGTGGAGCAGTTTGAGAGACTGGCAGCAAACAGGAGAACAAGACACTGTTTCATAGTCGTTAAGGCACAGGAAGAGCTCCTCCAAGCTGCACAGGGGCAGAAGGATCATGTCAGCACCTCAACACACCTTGAGAAATGGTATTTCAATTTTATGTGATTTTAACACAACTTTCCAAAGTGATTTGTAACCCTTGAGAGCTCCACTACACCTCTGTTCCCATCCATAAACCTTCtccagagattaaaaaaaaccctccaagtGTTTCCCTGGCCTCCCAGGATTAAATTTTTAACACATTGCTTGGGGTTACCTTCCACATTGGTGCCCAACAAGCCACCAACCCAACTCCAAAAGTGATTGGtacctgctcccagtgctcaCCACCTAATTTAAAATGGTCTTTTGATACAACACTGATTATTATGATTTTCCCCCCCGCATCACTAGTTCAGCCAAAGATTCCCATTAAAGAAAGAACAGATTTTCAGACAACTAAAGTTTTCAGACACCTAAACTGGCTCTCCcattcccagggaagtggaggTTGGCCACACAGGATATTCTGGTGTCATCAGCTCT encodes the following:
- the TBCEL gene encoding tubulin-specific chaperone cofactor E-like protein isoform X1, with product MQKWPLAAWGMLELSCKSMWEVQEGSMDQPSGRSFMQVLCEKYSPENFPYRRGPGMGVHVPATPQGSPMKDRLNLPSVLVLNSCGITCAGDENEIAAFCAHVFELDLSDNKLEDWHEVSKIVSNVPHLEFLNLSSNPLSLSVLERSCAGSFAGVRKLVLNNSKASWETVHTILQELPDLEELFLCLNDYETVSCSPVCCQSLKLLHITDNNLQDWTEIRKLGIMFPSLDTLILANNNLTTIEETEDSLARLFPNLRSINLHKSGLHCWEDIDKLNSFPKLEEVKLLGIPLLQSYTTEERRKLLIARLPSIIKLNGSIVADGEREDSERFFIRYYMEFPEEEVPFRYHELVTKYGKLEPLAVVDLRPQSSVKVEVHFQDKVEEMSIRLDQTVAELKKHLKTVVQLSTSNMLLFYLDQEAPFGPEEMKYSSRALHSYGIRDGDKIYVEPRMK
- the TBCEL gene encoding tubulin-specific chaperone cofactor E-like protein isoform X2; protein product: MDQPSGRSFMQVLCEKYSPENFPYRRGPGMGVHVPATPQGSPMKDRLNLPSVLVLNSCGITCAGDENEIAAFCAHVFELDLSDNKLEDWHEVSKIVSNVPHLEFLNLSSNPLSLSVLERSCAGSFAGVRKLVLNNSKASWETVHTILQELPDLEELFLCLNDYETVSCSPVCCQSLKLLHITDNNLQDWTEIRKLGIMFPSLDTLILANNNLTTIEETEDSLARLFPNLRSINLHKSGLHCWEDIDKLNSFPKLEEVKLLGIPLLQSYTTEERRKLLIARLPSIIKLNGSIVADGEREDSERFFIRYYMEFPEEEVPFRYHELVTKYGKLEPLAVVDLRPQSSVKVEVHFQDKVEEMSIRLDQTVAELKKHLKTVVQLSTSNMLLFYLDQEAPFGPEEMKYSSRALHSYGIRDGDKIYVEPRMK